From a region of the Impatiens glandulifera chromosome 4, dImpGla2.1, whole genome shotgun sequence genome:
- the LOC124936734 gene encoding probable xyloglucan endotransglucosylase/hydrolase protein 23, producing the protein MASSCSSSLIMLFFVLSFAFVFVLSIDVCSGANFNEKVDITWGDGRAKILNNGDLLSLSLDQPSGSGFQSKNQYLFGKIDMQIKLVSGNSAGTVTAYYLKSPGSTWDEIDFEFLGNLSGDPYILHTNVFSQGKGNREQQFYLWFDPTADFHTYSILWNPQRIIFSVDGIPIREFKNAESIGVPYLKNQPMRIYSSLWNADDWATRGGLVKTDWTNAPFTASYRNFNDATACVWSAAAGKSSCSDSSSVSSGNAWLNQQMDTTGQEKLRWVQKNYMVYNYCNDTKRFPLGLPAECSLLRA; encoded by the exons atggCTTCTTCTTGTTCATCATCACTAATCATGCTCTTCTTCGTACTGAGCTTCGCTTTCGTTTTCGTTTTGAGTATAGATGTATGCAGCGGCGCAAACTTCAACGAGAAGGTAGACATAACCTGGGGCGACGGCAGAGCAAAAATACTCAACAATGGAGACCTTCTGAGTCTCTCCCTTGATCAGCCCTCCGGCTCCGGTTTTCAGTCCAAGAATCAATACCTCTTCGGTAAAATCGATATGCAGATCAAACTCGTCTCCGGGAACTCCGCAGGCACAGTCACCGCCTACTAC TTGAAATCGCCTGGTTCGACTTGGGACGAAATAGATTTCGAATTCTTGGGGAATCTGAGCGGCGACCCTTACATTCTTCACACCAATGTGTTCAGTCAGGGAAAAGGAAACAGAGAGCAACAATTCTACCTCTGGTTCGATCCAACAGCAGATTTCCACACCTATTCAATCTTATGGAACCCACAACGAATTAT ATTCTCAGTCGACGGAATACCCATTAGGGAATTCAAGAACGCAGAGTCCATCGGCGTTCCCTACTTAAAGAACCAGCCTATGAGGATCTATTCAAGCCTATGGAACGCCGATGATTGGGCAACCAGAGGTGGACTTGTCAAGACGGATTGGACCAACGCTCCATTCACCGCCTCTTACCGCAATTTCAACGACGCCACCGCCTGCGTCTGGTCCGCTGCCGCCGGAAAGTCGTCATGCAGCGACTCGTCCTCTGTCTCAAGTGGCAATGCCTGGCTCAATCAGCAGATGGACACGACCGGCCAAGAGAAGTTGAGATGGGTGCAGAAGAactatatggtttataattacTGCAATGACACTAAGAGGTTCCCTTTAGGGTTGCCGGCTGAATGTTCCTTATTAAGGGCATAA